From a region of the Streptomyces venezuelae genome:
- a CDS encoding ArsR/SmtB family transcription factor — translation MPAAAAEPTHPAADRIELVEVLAALGHPVRLEIVRKLSCGEEAFCGEVVPDLPRSSVTHHLRTLRESGLIRQRPQGRKLFLALRREDLELRFPGLLELVLACRSRPLDSECDEQPL, via the coding sequence ATGCCTGCCGCCGCCGCCGAGCCGACCCACCCCGCCGCCGACCGCATCGAGCTGGTCGAGGTCCTGGCGGCGCTCGGACACCCCGTCCGGCTGGAGATCGTCCGCAAGCTGTCCTGCGGCGAGGAGGCCTTCTGCGGCGAGGTCGTCCCGGACCTGCCCCGGTCCAGCGTCACGCACCACCTCAGGACGCTGCGCGAGAGCGGTCTCATCCGCCAGCGGCCCCAGGGCCGCAAGCTCTTCCTCGCGCTGCGCCGCGAGGACCTGGAGCTGCGTTTCCCCGGTCTGCTCGAACTCGTGCTGGCCTGTCGGTCCCGCCCCCTAGACTCGGAATGCGATGAGCAGCCTCTTTGA